The Oculatellaceae cyanobacterium region CAGATGATATAGAAAGCTGGGATGAAGTTCAATACCCTGAAATGTCTACCAGTTGGGGTTTACTCGATTTAGCTTATCGTACACCTGATGAAATTTGGCTTGCGGGTGGCAGTGGCAATTTACTTTGTAGTTTAGATGGCGGTAAAACTTGGCAAAAAGACCGCGAAGTTGAAGATGTGCCATCTAATTTGTACAAAATTGTATTTGTAACACCTGAACAAGGATTTATCATTGGTCAACGAGGTATTTTACTGAAATACCAAGGCTCACCACAATCTGCTTAAACAGCAGATGGATAAGTTGATCGGCAATGGGTGTAAAATGTCAGCTTAATTGAGCATAAAATTGATTTCAAGCAACTTTGTGATTGATTGTGACTTTATACTAGATTTGGGAGCCGAACAACTGAATTTTTAGTTGTTTTAACTAGGAGGAATATCAATGGCAGGAACAACTGGAGAACGCCCTTTTGGCGATATTATTACTAGCATTCGTTACTGGGTGATTCACAGCATCACCATTCCAGCATTATTTATTGCAGGCTGGCTATTTGTTAGCACAGGTCTGGCATACGATGCTTTTGGGACACCCCGCCCGAATGAGTATTTCACGCAACAGCGTCAAGAAGTACCGATTGTCTCAGACCGCTTTGAATCTAAGCAAGAAATTGATAAATTTCTTAAGTAATTAGTTTGCTTTTTAGTGGAAAATTATGACGACAAATACTCCAAATCAACCAGTTTCTTATCCCATTTTTACGGTTAGATGGCTTGCTGTTCATACTTTGGCAGTGCCAACCGTTTTCTTCTTGGGTGCGATCGCCGCTATGCAATTTATTCAAAAATAGGAGATACCTATGCCAGACCGCAGTCCCAATCCAAATAATCAACCAGTTGAATTAAACAGGACTTCCCTATATTTGGGATTACTTTTGGTTTTTGTGCTTGGTATCCTGTTTTCCAGTTATTTCTTCAACTAACCAAGTTTTAAGTAAAGCATTGTTGGGATAAATTAGGAGGTAAAAACTATGTCTGGGAGCGGAAAAATTCCTTTGTGGATTGTCGCTACTGTTGCTGGTACAGGTGTACTTGTGGTTCTTGGTCTGTTCTTTTATGGTTCCTATGCAGGTGTAGGTTCCGCTATGTAGGACTTAGCATTGTTGGCTAAAAATGTCAATAGCCAACTTTGTAAAAATTTAAGTATCATTGGAAAATAAATAACCGCCGACTTTGATCAAATCGGCGGTCTTTTATTTTATTGCTCAGAGGTAGTAACTAAATGCCTGTGGGGTCTTCGCGTTCAATGTACAGGAATAAGAAAGCCATTGTTAACGCAGGAAAGACCAAACCCACCGCAGGTACTAGAAGTGAAGGCAAAAATGAAGCTGCCATAACTAAATTTCCTATCTAAGATTACAAATACTAATTCTACTCCTGATTTGTTAACCTACTGCCATTGGTTAAACTTCCAACTCCTCAAACGATAAATTAGCTACTTCTGGAGGAACTACCACACGCTCAATAGTGACTTTATGGCTTTCCGACTGGGTAGAGGTATGAACAGCGATCGCCTCAAAATTAATTTCCACACTGCCAAAGGGGACAGTTAATTGAGTAGTTGCCTCCAAACTCCCATCATTGGGTAAAAACTCTACTAAAAAGTGGGGGTCATCTAGTAAAAAACGACTTTGACGATCTTTAATCCACACCTTGACATAAATATTAGCGGCATCAGGTGGCAATTTCACACACACCATTAGGGATTCCCCAGATATAAGTTCGCCAGTCGGGATAATTAACTCAGGTGTTGGTACTGGCTGATTATCAAACTCCTGGTAGGGAATAACTTGTGGTGATAAAGACTGACTTGCCTGAAGATGAGTATCTAATTCAGTAGTCACTGATGATGTCTCTTCTGCTACAGGTAACTCATCCTCAACCACAATCTCTAAACTTGCCCAATCAAAGCTGGCGCTAGGATTAGTAGGTAGGTGAACTGGCAAATTAGGCATTTGGGGTTTTTCTTCTGGCTGCCAAATTGCTTCTAGGGGGGCAGAGGGTTCTAAACTAAAGGGATTGTCGAAGAAATCAAGTGCTGCCTGAATCTCTCTATCTAACTCAGTGGCTTCTAGAACTTCCCAATAATGAGCTTGATTATCAATAGATAATAATTCGCGATCGCTTCCTTGGGATACATCGCCATCTGTCGCTAAAGCATTGAGGCGCGACAAAAAACGATCCTCCAAGTGCAATTCTTGAAAGGGATTATTAATCAAAGATGGTTCTAGGGCAAGCTGATCTCCAGATAACTCAGGTACTGGAATCACTACTTCTGATTTAATTGAATTCTCAACAATTCCTTCTGAACTAGATTGAGAACTTACTACTGTTGTAGTCTCAGCTTGCTTGCTAGAAGCAAGTTGTAAGGGCTGCGGATCTGGGATTTTTGGTTGATTTAAACTCTCTACTATTAAGGAAGTAGTTTCAAGATCGCGATCATTTTTAGCGCCTTGAGGTAATGCTTTCTCACGCTGAGGTAATTTAGGCAGTTGTGGAGATTGGAGGGCTTTTGCCTTGGAGGTCGGTTGGTAAAGTTGAGGAGGTAAGGGTTGGTGAGGTGAGGGTTGTAGTGTTTTAGGATTTTGAGGATGTTCTACTAACTTCAACAGGTTATCAATTAAAATTGTCGGTTTTTGAGCGATATATCTCGGTTCTGGAGGAAAAATCAACTCTTCCTCGAACTCTTCTGCGATCGCTTCAGATTTCTTAGCTAGGAGCGTATTGAATAATTCCTCTAAATCAACTGTAATCGTGAAGGGGTGAGATGCCAAGGCGACTGATGCTGCGTCATACAACGTCACATCTCCCAAAATTAAACGAGTTTCGCAATTGATAGTAACTTTAAAGTTACAGCTAAATTTAAATGTTGGTAGTTGTTCTTCTACGGGTTGTCTAACATCTAGTAAAATTTGTGAATTCTGGGGATCGCGTAGGCTAATTCCTAATGTTCCTTGAAAAAATAAATTTAATAGCTGTGGGTTGTTGAGGAGTTCTACTCTACCAGATAAAGTTAACTGATTTCCGCTACTAACTACAAAGGTTTCCTGTTCGAGGGTTAATTTGAACTGTTGGATATTGTTGACAGTTGGCGCGGTTGGAAAGTTATCAAGATCTGAAACTGATGAAGGTTGATCTGCTAGTCGATTTGGGATGTATTTAATAGATTCTGAGTTATCAAGATCTTCTAAGAGTGGCTCAACCACTTGCTGCAACATTTGCTCTAGGTTGAGCAGAGACTCATCCCAGAAAACATTTAAAGTTGGGTTGGAATGCTCTACATGAGTAGTATTTATCCTGTGATTGCCTGCTACTTTAAGCTCATATGGTTGAGCTTGGCTTGTTAATACTGGTTCGATAGTTTCAGCACTAGCAGCAATTAATTTACTAGCATTTGCTAAGGTTTGATTGGCAATAACTAAATCTGGAAAGGTAACGGAGGCTATTTCTGTTGATGATGGTGCAGCAATGTTAGCGTCGTGGCTGTGTGGGGCGATCGCATCCTCTATGTGAGTTGCTGCGGCATTTGTCTGAGCGACTGGTGATGTTTCCGTCAGACTAGATATCACTTCAAGTTTTAGGGCTTGCTGCCATTTGCCCACTGGAGATTTGTGATTACTAGAACAACATAGTTCCCAAATTCCAGGGGTGAGATTAGTAAATGGTATGACAACCATTAACCCTTCTGGGTTGGTACGTTGCGATCGCTGCTTAGTTCGACGCTGGGATGGTTGCTTACCAACTGCTTGATAAGTAACCGCAACTTCCACCTCCACATTTGCACGGGATGACTTTGCCGCTACTCGATAGCGACCTGCTGTAATTTCAAAATTAGTCGTCTTGGGGCGAATCCATGAGCGATCGCCCTCTTTTTGTAGTAGAAATTCCCAAAATTCCATCGGCGGCTAGGTTGCAACATGAAACTTAGCTCTACATATTAACGCACACTATCGGTCATTGGTTATTGGTCATCGGTCATCGGTCATTAGACTAATGAGCAAAAGTTATAAAATTTTGGTTTACATCTGCGCTCATAGTGCGGGAAGCGAAGTTCGCGCTATATCTACGTCCATCTGTTTATCCTACGGCAACGTACATCTGCGCCTGTTTAAAAACAAAATTAGAATTTTTGCAAGAAGTAATAAATTTCATATTTTTGGATAACCTCTAGCTTAAGTTATAAACATATTGATACAAAATTAAATAATATTAGTTTAGTTAAAACCATTGATTTTAGATTCCATATTAAATGTTAAATTTCCCCAGACTGGAAAATAACTATGTTTGAGTAGAGTTAGCTATAAATAAAAAAATGTTAGTACAAGTAAATCAAGTCGAGTATAAATCAACTCAGTCAGAACACAGTTTAAAAGATAAAAGGTATCAATACATTGAACAACTGGCAGATAAATTAGAATTAAAAAGAAATTTCTACTTACCTGCTGGGTTTAAGATGCACTGCGAAATTTTTGAAGCCCTGATGCGGCACATTTGACAGTAAGGCGTAGTTAACTGTTAATTGTTAATTGTTAATTGTTAATTGTCTAAAATGTTTGTGCAGGGTGAAACTATAGCGGCGATCGCAACGGCTGTTGTACCGCAACAAGGTAGTGTGGGAATTGTGCGGGTATCTGGTGCAGAGGCGATCACCATCGCTCATGCTATTTTTCATGCGCCTGGAAATCAACCTTGGGAAAGCCACCGCATCCTTTATGGAAATGTGCTAGATCCACAGACAAAGCAGTTGGTGGATGAAGCGTTGTTGTTAATTATGCAAGCACCGCGCTCATATACCCGTGAGGATGTTGTAGAGTTCCATTGTCACGGTGGGATTATGCCTGTACAGCAGGTGTTGCAATTATGCTTAGAACAAGGTGCAAGATTAGCAACACCAGGAGAATTTACGCTGCGGGCGTTTCTCAATGGACGTTTAGATTTAACTCAAGCAGAAAGTATTGCTGATTTGGTAGGGTCGCAAAGTCCAGCAGCATCGCAAGCGGCGCTTGCAGGTTTGCAGGGAAAATTAGCTCAACCAATTCGGCGCTTAAGGATGGAAGCTTTGGATATTTTGGCAGAAATTGAAGCCAGAATTGATTTTGAGGAAGATTTACCACCTTTAGATGAGCAAGCAATTACAGCCCAAATTGAAGATATTTTGGCAGAAGTAAGTTTAATTTTGGCAACAGCAGATCAAGGGGAATTGCTACGCAGTGGTTTAAAAGTGGCGATAGTTGGTCGTCCGAATGTGGGAAAATCAAGTTTATTAAATGCTTGGAGTCGTAGCGATCGCGCAATTGTAACTGATCTTCCTGGTACTACCCGCGATGTGGTGGAATCTCAGTTAGTAGTTAAAGGTATCCCTGTGCAAGTTTTGGATACTGCTGGGATTCGGGAAACTGTGGATGTGGTGGAAAAAATCGGAGTAGAGCGATCGCGTTTAACCGCCCAAGCAGCAGATTTAGTCATACTTACGATAGATGCACAAGCTGGTTGGACAAGTGGCGATCAACAGATTTATGACCAAGTACAGCAACGTCCTGTAATCTTAGTAATTAATAAAATTGACTTGGTAGAAAATATTAGTCAATTGTCTTTACCAACTGAAATTAAGCAGATTGTCTATACTGCTGCTGCTCATAATCAAGGTATTGATACTTTAGAAAATGCCATTATTAATGCTGTACAAAGTGGTAATCTGCAAGCAGCTAATTTAGATATTGCCATTAACCAAAGGCAAGCGGCGGCTTTAACACGGACTAAGATATCTTTAGAGCAAGTACAAGCAACAATTGCTAATCAATTGCCTCTCGACTTTTGGACGATTGATCTACGGGGTGCAATTCAAGCTTTAGGAG contains the following coding sequences:
- the psbE gene encoding cytochrome b559 subunit alpha: MAGTTGERPFGDIITSIRYWVIHSITIPALFIAGWLFVSTGLAYDAFGTPRPNEYFTQQRQEVPIVSDRFESKQEIDKFLK
- the psbF gene encoding cytochrome b559 subunit beta, coding for MTTNTPNQPVSYPIFTVRWLAVHTLAVPTVFFLGAIAAMQFIQK
- a CDS encoding photosystem II reaction center protein L, encoding MPDRSPNPNNQPVELNRTSLYLGLLLVFVLGILFSSYFFN
- a CDS encoding photosystem II reaction center protein J, with the translated sequence MSGSGKIPLWIVATVAGTGVLVVLGLFFYGSYAGVGSAM
- the psaI gene encoding photosystem I reaction center subunit VIII; this translates as MAASFLPSLLVPAVGLVFPALTMAFLFLYIEREDPTGI
- the mnmE gene encoding tRNA uridine-5-carboxymethylaminomethyl(34) synthesis GTPase MnmE; translated protein: MFVQGETIAAIATAVVPQQGSVGIVRVSGAEAITIAHAIFHAPGNQPWESHRILYGNVLDPQTKQLVDEALLLIMQAPRSYTREDVVEFHCHGGIMPVQQVLQLCLEQGARLATPGEFTLRAFLNGRLDLTQAESIADLVGSQSPAASQAALAGLQGKLAQPIRRLRMEALDILAEIEARIDFEEDLPPLDEQAITAQIEDILAEVSLILATADQGELLRSGLKVAIVGRPNVGKSSLLNAWSRSDRAIVTDLPGTTRDVVESQLVVKGIPVQVLDTAGIRETVDVVEKIGVERSRLTAQAADLVILTIDAQAGWTSGDQQIYDQVQQRPVILVINKIDLVENISQLSLPTEIKQIVYTAAAHNQGIDTLENAIINAVQSGNLQAANLDIAINQRQAAALTRTKISLEQVQATIANQLPLDFWTIDLRGAIQALGEITGEEVTESVLDKIFSRFCIGK